One Deltaproteobacteria bacterium genomic window carries:
- a CDS encoding AGE family epimerase/isomerase, with amino-acid sequence MDKEKIFPIGRNDKLRTYMFMFIKNKMLLNIHKATLLIVYLLISCINIKPAVAFDLEKYTSPEYWQRQALVNMIPFWEKTIDRKNGGFYTNIMFDGTIDYTVGKYPRMISRIVYGFCVAYLLSGDEKYLQYAKHGMRYLIDYGWDKVNGGWHLYLNANNEVVFEDEAENLIANNYKNLFDQTYGNLGPVLYYFVTNNNEALQYVNRVHELLKQKAWDKKHGGYFAEVAANWDLVSSKKSFNAQIDTFSAYLLYYYLATKQTKLKDEIKDLAKIVKTKMIDPKTSYVGETFTGDWESVEDMLWVGHNLKTAWVLLRVANLTENNEYIKTAKQIAEIQMKENWDSKYYGWFFLFNRTPNVGFDTLYPQKVELKDWWTQTEGDFLMLYLYNITREQQYLQKFKESAYFWDNYVVDKKYGEVYPTLLPNGKPNRTQKGDRYKSAYHSMEHALFNYLYLSLFVKKQEATLYFNLNADKEGEKHYVNIIEDPSVIIKQVEINGKNWTRFDSLEGYLLLPKGKNLNTKVTFKAIK; translated from the coding sequence GTGGATAAAGAAAAGATTTTCCCAATTGGTAGAAATGACAAATTGAGGACTTATATGTTTATGTTCATAAAAAATAAAATGCTGCTAAATATACATAAGGCAACTCTACTAATCGTATACTTACTCATTTCATGTATTAATATTAAACCCGCAGTTGCTTTTGATTTAGAAAAATATACCAGCCCTGAATATTGGCAGAGACAAGCGTTAGTAAATATGATCCCCTTTTGGGAAAAAACCATTGATAGAAAAAATGGTGGGTTTTATACAAATATTATGTTTGATGGCACTATTGACTATACGGTTGGCAAATACCCGCGTATGATTTCACGCATTGTTTATGGTTTTTGTGTGGCTTATTTGTTAAGCGGTGATGAAAAGTATTTGCAATATGCAAAACATGGTATGCGCTATTTAATAGATTATGGATGGGATAAAGTTAATGGTGGTTGGCATTTGTATTTGAATGCTAACAATGAAGTTGTGTTTGAAGACGAGGCTGAAAACCTCATTGCCAATAATTATAAAAATCTTTTTGATCAAACATATGGCAATTTGGGCCCGGTTTTATATTATTTTGTTACTAACAATAATGAAGCTTTGCAGTATGTTAATCGCGTTCATGAATTATTAAAACAAAAAGCCTGGGATAAAAAACATGGCGGCTATTTTGCCGAAGTTGCAGCAAATTGGGATTTAGTTTCAAGTAAAAAATCATTTAATGCACAAATAGATACATTTTCTGCATATCTGCTTTACTATTATTTGGCCACTAAACAAACAAAACTTAAAGATGAAATAAAAGATCTTGCCAAAATAGTTAAAACAAAAATGATCGATCCAAAAACTAGCTATGTCGGTGAAACATTTACGGGTGATTGGGAATCTGTCGAAGATATGTTGTGGGTGGGGCATAATTTAAAGACTGCGTGGGTATTATTACGTGTTGCAAATTTAACTGAAAATAATGAATATATAAAAACTGCAAAACAAATTGCTGAAATACAAATGAAAGAAAACTGGGATAGTAAATATTATGGATGGTTCTTTTTATTTAACCGCACGCCTAATGTAGGTTTTGATACACTATACCCTCAAAAAGTAGAACTCAAAGATTGGTGGACGCAAACCGAAGGTGATTTTTTAATGCTTTATCTATATAATATAACCAGAGAACAACAATATTTACAAAAATTTAAAGAGAGTGCGTATTTCTGGGATAATTATGTGGTTGATAAAAAATATGGCGAAGTATATCCGACACTATTGCCAAATGGTAAGCCTAATCGTACTCAAAAAGGTGATCGCTATAAATCAGCTTATCATAGTATGGAACATGCATTATTTAATTATTTATATCTAAGTTTGTTTGTGAAAAAACAAGAAGCCACGCTTTATTTTAATTTAAATGCAGATAAAGAAGGAGAAAAACATTACGTCAATATAATTGAAGATCCATCTGTTATAATTAAACAGGTAGAAATTAACGGTAAAAATTGGACTAGATTTGATTCTTTAGAAGGTTACCTGTTATTGCCTAAAGGTAAAAATTTAAATACTAAGGTGACATTTAAAGCAATTAAGTAA